A genomic stretch from Candidatus Kapaibacterium thiocyanatum includes:
- a CDS encoding UDP-N-acetylglucosamine 1-carboxyvinyltransferase → MDKFIVEGPVRLQGRVSISGAKNASLALLPTCLLAPGVYHLGNTPNNRDVWTMSRLLGSMGVHAELNNNTLLLDSTNITSHEAPYDHVKKMRASIYVLGPLVARYGEARVSMPGGCNFGPRPVDLHLKGLEKLGAEISLEGGYIIAKSPRLEGARFHFDISSVGATVNILTAAVLAKGHTTLTNAAVEPEVTSLARMLVKMGAKIDGIGTTTLEIEGVDDLHAVNEETIPDRIEAATFLIAAAMTKGDVILDNVNPYHLTSVIQKLEDAGCELDITGETVRITMNDDPNPVDITTAPYPGFPTDTQAQWAAFMLRAKGAARITDNIYPTRFGYVPELHRLGADVEVVENTAIIKGGRPLTGAAVMSSDLRASVSLVMAALIAEGRSEILRVYHLDRGYESVEKKLNSLGAKIKRERTEEF, encoded by the coding sequence ATGGACAAATTCATCGTCGAAGGCCCCGTGCGGCTTCAGGGCCGCGTGTCGATTTCGGGAGCGAAGAACGCTTCCCTGGCTCTGCTGCCTACCTGCCTGCTGGCTCCGGGCGTCTACCATCTGGGAAATACGCCGAACAATCGTGACGTATGGACGATGAGCCGCCTGCTCGGCTCGATGGGTGTCCATGCGGAACTGAACAACAACACGCTCCTGCTCGACTCGACCAACATCACGAGTCATGAAGCTCCGTACGATCACGTGAAGAAGATGCGGGCGTCGATCTACGTACTCGGGCCGCTCGTGGCACGCTACGGCGAGGCGCGCGTGTCCATGCCGGGTGGCTGCAACTTCGGTCCCCGCCCCGTCGACCTCCACCTCAAGGGTCTGGAGAAACTCGGCGCGGAGATCAGCCTCGAAGGTGGTTACATCATCGCGAAGAGCCCCCGACTCGAGGGAGCGCGTTTCCACTTCGACATCTCCAGCGTCGGAGCCACGGTCAACATCCTCACCGCAGCCGTGCTGGCCAAGGGGCACACCACGCTGACCAATGCGGCCGTCGAACCCGAAGTGACGTCCCTCGCACGCATGCTGGTGAAGATGGGCGCGAAGATCGACGGTATCGGCACGACGACGCTCGAGATCGAAGGCGTGGACGACCTCCATGCCGTCAACGAAGAGACGATTCCCGACCGCATCGAAGCCGCCACGTTCCTCATCGCCGCCGCGATGACGAAGGGCGACGTCATCCTCGACAACGTCAACCCCTATCACCTCACGTCCGTCATCCAGAAACTCGAGGATGCCGGCTGCGAACTGGACATCACCGGTGAGACGGTACGCATCACGATGAACGACGACCCCAATCCGGTCGACATCACGACGGCACCGTATCCGGGTTTCCCGACCGACACGCAGGCACAGTGGGCGGCCTTCATGCTGCGCGCCAAGGGTGCGGCGCGCATCACGGACAACATCTATCCCACGCGCTTCGGCTACGTTCCCGAACTCCATCGTCTCGGTGCCGACGTCGAAGTCGTCGAGAACACGGCCATCATCAAGGGTGGTCGTCCTCTCACGGGTGCAGCGGTGATGTCGAGTGACCTGCGCGCAAGCGTCAGCCTCGTGATGGCAGCGCTCATCGCCGAAGGACGTTCGGAAATCCTGCGCGTCTACCATCTCGACCGCGGCTACGAATCCGTCGAGAAGAAGCTGAATTCGCTCGGCGCGAAGATCAAGCGGGAACGCACCGAAGAGTTCTGA